A stretch of the Nitratireductor thuwali genome encodes the following:
- a CDS encoding GNAT family N-acetyltransferase — MDSAAIIHRAAFDARLPWLAGLHTPEDDRAYFRRHVFAECQVWGAVDGETIGIIAFREGWIDQLYVLPEHQGRGAGDALLQRAKAAFPSLKLWTFKENVAAVRFYEKRGFVAVKETDGRDNEEREPDVLYRWERTV; from the coding sequence ATGGACAGCGCCGCCATCATTCATCGGGCAGCCTTCGACGCGCGCCTTCCTTGGCTCGCAGGGCTTCACACGCCGGAGGACGACCGCGCCTATTTCAGACGGCACGTCTTTGCGGAGTGCCAGGTCTGGGGTGCTGTCGATGGCGAGACGATCGGCATCATCGCCTTCCGTGAAGGCTGGATCGATCAGCTATACGTGCTCCCGGAGCATCAAGGTCGAGGAGCCGGCGACGCCCTGCTGCAGCGAGCGAAAGCCGCGTTCCCAAGCCTGAAACTCTGGACCTTCAAGGAAAACGTCGCCGCTGTCCGCTTCTATGAGAAGCGTGGCTTTGTTGCGGTCAAGGAGACTGACGGTCGCGACAACGAGGAGCGCGAACCCGATGTCCTCTATCGCTGGGAACGGACCGTATGA